Part of the Engystomops pustulosus chromosome 4, aEngPut4.maternal, whole genome shotgun sequence genome is shown below.
GCAAGTTAAGGCACACCATGCAATGTGAAATACTGATATGCACACCAAAGGTTAAGTCCTTTACATAGAATTTAAGCAAGATTTTCCAGTATGCAGAATTTTCAGTTGTACACGCATTTTATACAGTATTCAGACACACATCTATGTAAACAGCTAGTAGTGCAAGTCCAACACTGTGGTCCAGTTTAATATTTACATCATGTTCCAGTGATAATTCACACCATGCAACATTACAGTGATAGGAAAACTAAGGGATAGTTTACACCTATGATCTACCTCCCATTCAATGTGCTGTGAGGCAGACACcaatgccaccccccccccccccccccacacacacacacacacagagaaaagtGACATTGTTTGTCATGCTCCGAACAAATGTACAAGTGAGCAGAGGCATGGCTTCACCTAATGCAAATGTTGATCATTAAAAAAATCCGCCATGTAAACGAACCCTTAGATTCCAACTAAACATTTCAATATCCTATTATATACCAGACAATAATGGAGTCGTGTACTTACAGGGCAGCAGCACCAGAGATAATCTCAATCAGCTCCTTGGTGATGACGGCTTGACGGGTGCGGTTGAAAGTTAATGTCAATTTGTCAATCATCTCAGCTACAGAAAGGAGGGAAAAGAGAAAAGAAACATTTTCACAAAATGTGAGaagcagatttttttattttgcactcACACACCAATCACAGAGGTGAAAGATCATAGGCTTACAGGCGTTCTTGCTGGCATTGTCCATAGCAGTCATCCTGGCACTCTGCTCACTAGTGGTGGACTCTTTCAACGTGAAGTAGATGATGTTGGCCAAAGTAAACTCCTGGTAGTTTCTCAACACATCTGCATCAATGTCATCATAGACAGTAATGCTCTCTAGAAAAAAAAGCATATAAACTCATATAACAAGTTAAATGAAGTGAAAATGGGAATCAACATAACCATGATTGAAaccattttgactttttttaaagggcatctaccaccaagatgaaggtttGTTTGCTGGCTGAGgggatccaggctccataggtgttaatggagcctctcaggctcatttgcaaacaatccttcatccttgctgtagatgtcctttaaatctgtACTAATTCACCACCCATTAGAAATAAGGTAAAAAATTATAAGTTACCAGAGTTTGCAACGGTGTCAAGAGAAAAGAATGGCTTTTCATCAGTCTTGTAAGAGATGACAGACCTACAAGAGCAGAAATGATCAGTACAGGCTCAGGGAACAGTTAGACTCTCTATAGTCAGTTTTCATACCTGAATCTATTGAACACCACGGATCCTTGGTCAAACTCATAACCGGAGTTCAGCAGCTCTGATGCGATCACAGATGCATCACCAAAAGTAGGAGGCTTCCTGCCAACTTCCTTGAAGGTCAGAAGGAAGTGATCATTATGAGTCCTACAAGACAAGATATTACAATGAAAATATATACCATCACAGCAGATATTCTTTAACATAGATCTGCTCCAGGAAGTGAATGGGAACGGTGCTGCAGTAACAAGTATAGAGTGCAGATAGGTCTATGAACAGTTTTCCACACTGGAGTTATGGCAGCTGATCATGGTTGAACACATCACCTTATAGGTCAACAATATTAAAAACTAAGGAAAACTTCATTGAAATCTCTTCCTTCAAATAGGGTTAGTGTGGGCATAAAATTCCCACACGCTCAGTAACCATTCCTTAATATAGTTTCTAGATTTGCTAAATTTTGTACAAACGTTTCTACTGGTGTTTGGGTGAGCTCAGTGtgacagatttataaaaagtgtctcaCAGGTAGACAGTGCAAGATAGGATGGACATGTTTTATTAAAGTGTGGATATAAATTGAGCGTAGTTTTAGGACTGGAGATGCAAAGTACAACTAGTTAGTTGGTGCTGAAAATTTAGACAGCTTTTTGGAGCACCTTAACCCATGTGCCCTTTTAAATCAATGGCACACTCATTTTGCAAACACACTTCGTGAGGGCGGGCAGCTGGGATAAAGTTAAGCAGCCCTGCCTCTCCGGGCCTCCAATACATTAACTAACTCTGCTTTGAAGAGACATACATGGACGGCCTCCCTGAAGGTGTGTGAATTAATGGGGAAATCTGTgatgacaagttcactttaagaCTGTTTTTAGACATAACCAATGGGTGTGGCCTTTCCGGAAGTTATTCTTCCATAGGGTTGTAGTATATTTtaccgtacactaaaaacatatcaAACCAACCTCTGAAGTAATCCTCTCAGCTTGTCCCCAATTCCAACCACCATAACCTCTTTTCCACTTTCAGAAAGCGAGGAAATTTCACTTTTAATGGCTTTTGCCACGGAGGTATGAATAGCACCACAGAGACCTCGATCAGAGGAGACACCAATAATAAGATGCTTCTTCTTGTCTTCAGGAGCCTTGATCTCAGCTTTGTCATACAATGCTAAGTGAAGCAAGAGAAGTTACACGTTTATCTACATCTCACTATATAACTCATGCAAAAGATCAGATATCACATATGGCCATTCTTGTAATGAGGAATAGCAACTTGTGCATTTTTCATACATATTCCTACCTAGGGCACCAGTTCCATATACTCTAGCCGGTTTCAGCTCTCGTTCAGCTCTAGAGTACTTAGCTGCGGCCACCATCTTCATAGACTTTGTGATCTTCTGGATATTCTTGATGGATTTCAATCGCCTGGTAACTGAACACAACAGATCAATCTGTCACATCAAAACATAACAGCAATTAACGCTACTAAAAACTTCCAAACCCAAACAACAGACCCCATGAGAGGTCTGAAAGGTCCTTTAGGCTGTGTTAGGATCCCCTGAATGACTGCTCTAACAAAGTGCTGGGAACAGAGCCTTAATCCGGAATGGACTAAAGTCTAATCCTTCTTCACAGAGTCTTCCTTATagacagagggggagatttatcatatgctgtgcgctggtgtatgataaagcTCTGGCACCACCACAGCAGATACATCATAAGGTCTAAGCCTTATGATGTATCTGCTGGCTGACAAACTTACACCAGGGGTGAATGTTGGCAGGTATTTAGAAGGAAAGGGGCAGGAACTACCTATACTGGCCCACTCTGCAGGCATCTGCACCCCTTCACAACagaaacactgataaatctcccccagagttAGTAAATCAGATGATAAAGTGCATACTAGTCATAATAAGTGTGGCACACCTGCTAAAGGTATATATAGGTGTACAAGTTTCAGACAGAGAATGAAAGGGTGACAAACGGTAGTAATTCCACCAAGTCCTATAAAGCGGGTCCAAGATACTTATTACATTTACCACCATGACACCAAGTCTTACAGATAAGACCTTGACCTTGTACTCTCTTAATACACGTTCACCTGGGCACTGTAAATGTAAGACTTGGAGAAAACAGCAAGGAGCAAGTCTGTGGGGCTGATGTGCGCTCCATCAATCCTGTAAGGAAGGGTTTAAACCAACTGCATGACTTCTAGATGGCAGCACCATGCCCATGTTAGGGCTAGCCTTGAGGGGAACGGTCAGTAGattggagaggagccaaattcaAGGAAAGACGAGCTCGGGAGTAATTACAGAGTCACAAAGGAAGCTGAGAGTAGCTTATACCCTTACATAGAGTAAGGGTTTACTCATTAGGCAGCTTCACAGCTATTTGTTAATCACTAGTTTCTATCCCTATCACCCATGACTTAACTGATCTGTGCCCACTATAAGGGTGCAGGTTATTGTTAAGCTATCCAGTATTGGAGGAGGAGTTATCTACACTGAGCTGGTGGTCCTGGGAAGACTAATGACTTCATTCTTGGTCATGTAAACAGGGAAAGTGACAAAATTACAAAAGTTTAGTACAAGTAATCAGCAGAAAGGATATGTTCCCCTATATATCAATATAAAGGACTAGCCACACTAAATCTGAGCAAGTTAACATTTATAAGGGGCTTGACCCAAAGGTCAAGGTGACCTGAAGAAATGTACCACCTGCACCAACCACATACACTGaatgagagatacagacataagGGCAGTCACATCAGGACTGACCTTTAGGATAACCCAAAAGGACACTTGTCTGAATGAGTTAACCCTATGA
Proteins encoded:
- the ATP5F1C gene encoding ATP synthase subunit gamma, mitochondrial isoform X3 — translated: MRLLRCLTLPAVTMLSRSSVLIFQPQWGQVRNMATLKDITRRLKSIKNIQKITKSMKMVAAAKYSRAERELKPARVYGTGALALYDKAEIKAPEDKKKHLIIGVSSDRGLCGAIHTSVAKAIKSEISSLSESGKEVMVVGIGDKLRGLLQRTHNDHFLLTFKEVGRKPPTFGDASVIASELLNSGYEFDQGSVVFNRFRSVISYKTDEKPFFSLDTVANSESITVYDDIDADVLRNYQEFTLANIIYFTLKESTTSEQSARMTAMDNASKNASEMIDKLTLTFNRTRQAVITKELIEIISGAAAL
- the ATP5F1C gene encoding ATP synthase subunit gamma, mitochondrial isoform X1 → MRLLRCLTLPAVTMLSRSSVLIFQPQWGQVRNMATLKDITRRLKSIKNIQKITKSMKMVAAAKYSRAERELKPARVYGTGALALYDKAEIKAPEDKKKHLIIGVSSDRGLCGAIHTSVAKAIKSEISSLSESGKEVMVVGIGDKLRGLLQRTHNDHFLLTFKEVGRKPPTFGDASVIASELLNSGYEFDQGSVVFNRFRSVISYKTDEKPFFSLDTVANSESITVYDDIDADVLRNYQEFTLANIIYFTLKESTTSEQSARMTAMDNASKNASEMIDKLTLTFNRTRQAVITKELIEIISGAAALG
- the ATP5F1C gene encoding ATP synthase subunit gamma, mitochondrial isoform X2; amino-acid sequence: MRLLRCLTLPAVTMLSRSSVLIFQPQWGQVRNMATLKDITRRLKSIKNIQKITKSMKMVAAAKYSRAERELKPARVYGTGALALYDKAEIKAPEDKKKHLIIGVSSDRGLCGAIHTSVAKAIKSEISSLSESGKEVMVVGIGDKLRGLLQRTHNDHFLLTFKEVGRKPPTFGDASVIASELLNSGYEFDQGSVVFNRFRSVISYKTDEKPFFSLDTVANSESITVYDDIDADVLRNYQEFTLANIIYFTLKESTTSEQSARMTAMDNASKNASEMIDKLTLTFNRTRQAVITKELIEIISGAAAL